AGGGGGCTGGACCGGAAGAACTTTTTCTGGGCATTCACTACGCCCTGCGGGACATGATGTTCATCAGTCCCAAACTGGCGAGACTGATCGTGGAAGCCTACCTCTTCGTCAACCGCCAACGAAAGGCCATGCCGCCCCTGACCGACCTCACGAGCAGGGAAAGGGAAATCGTCAAACTCATTATCGACGGGAAAAAGAGCAAGGAGATTGCCGACGCGCTTTTCATCAGCGTCAAAACCGTACACAAGCACAGGTCGAACATCCTGGAAAAACTTGGCCTGAGCAATCTGGCCGACCTGCGTCAGCGCAAAATGTATGTTCTCGCCGAAATGTATGAAGAGGACATAGAGAAGTAATACCGTCGCCTAAAACCCCTTTCCCAAAGCCAACGCATCTCTTGCCGTCATGCGCAAGCAAACCTCCCCGAATCTGTTTTTCGTCCTCATGATTTGAAAAGCGGCAGAATTACATGTACCATCCATTCAGGACAATCCAAATTTTGAGATTTCAGACGCATGCCAAAAAAACAGTTGCGGAAAAGATCTCAAAGGAAAACTCGGTAAATCAAGATACATTCGCAAATATGTATGGTTACGCCATTTTCTGAACCCGGATTTTGAAATCTGAACACATGGAGTTGCCTTTTGAAAACTCGAAAATTCGACGTCATCGTTCTGGGCTCCGGAGTTGCCGGAGGCCATATCGCCTCGCGCTGCCACAAAGCCGGCCTTGATGTCGCACTGCTGGAAAGCCACGGCTTTGGCGGCACCTGTCCGCTGCACGGTTGCGAACCCAAAAAAGTGATGGCCGATGCCGCCGAGACCGTGGAGCGATTCAACAATGCCTCCGGATCAGGCCCGGTCGGCTCCGCAAAACTCGACTGGACGGAGCTCATGCGCTTCAAGCGCACTTTCACCGACGGCCTGCCGGACAAAATCCGGGAGCACTATCAAAACCTTGGCATCCAGACTTTCACCGAGGCCGGCAGATTTGCAGGTCCAGGCACCATCATCTGCGGCGAGTCACGACTTGAAGCCTCCCGCATCTGCATTGCGACCGGATCAACGCCCAGGGAGTTGCAGATCCCGGGAAGCAGGCACCTGTCATCCAGCAACGATTTTCTGGCCATGTCCGCCCTGCCGCAAAGAATAGTCTTCATCGGTGGCGGATTCATCGCCTTTGAACTGGCCCACATCGCGGCAGCGGCCGGGGCCCAGGTGACGATCGTTCATCGCAGCGGGCGTTTCCTCAAAAAATTCGATGCCGACCTGGTGCAGAGACTGACCGGACATCTGGAAAAAATGGGCGTCACATTCCATCGCAACTGTCCGCCCCGATCCATCGAAGAGGCTGACGGAGCCTTGCTGCTCAAGGCCGGAGAAGATGGCGGACAACGCTTCGTGGCGGATGCGATTTTCAATGCGGCCGGACGCATCCCGGCCCTGGCAGGCCTCGATCTGCCCAGCGGCAACGTCGACACGCGCAATGGCGGGGTCGCCGTCAACGCGTACATGCAGAGTCTCTCCAATCCCCGGGTCTTTGCCGCCGGAGACGTCATCGCCGAAACCATGCCCCTGACTCCGGTGGCCAGCGTGGAGGCGGAAGTCGTGGCCAAAAACATCATCGAAGGCCCAAAACACACGATGGGACCGCACGTAACGCCATTTTCCCTGTTCACCTACCCGCCGCTGGCCGCCGTGGGCATGCTCGAAGAAGAAGCTCGCGAGCGGGGAATGCAGTTCGATGTGGTTCAGGGTGATGCGGCAGGATGGTCGGAATACCAGCGGATCGGACAAAAATGCGCGGGTTTCAAGCTGCTGGTCGAAAAAGACACGCGTCAGCTCTTGGGGGCGCATGTTCTGGGTGACTCGGCGGAGGAGACAGTCAACCTTTTCGCCCTGGCCATGCGCACGAAGGTCGATGTGGACGAATTGCGTTCCATGCTGTGGGCATACCCGTCTTTTGGCTACGCAATGAAATACATGTTCCGGTAACCCGAAAACTACCTGCAAGAAAAGGTATCACGGCAGGAGCGGCCGTTCGTCCGCTCCTGCGATTTTCCCCAATCAGGGCTCACTCCCGTGGTCGCGTTTCTTCCTGCACGGGGCCGGCCGTCTCCAGATTCCTGAAATAGGCCGTGGTGTCCCCCTTGGTCCAGAGACCGACGTAATCGGTGACGGTTCGGGGAG
The Deltaproteobacteria bacterium HGW-Deltaproteobacteria-18 genome window above contains:
- a CDS encoding NAD(P)/FAD-dependent oxidoreductase; protein product: MKTRKFDVIVLGSGVAGGHIASRCHKAGLDVALLESHGFGGTCPLHGCEPKKVMADAAETVERFNNASGSGPVGSAKLDWTELMRFKRTFTDGLPDKIREHYQNLGIQTFTEAGRFAGPGTIICGESRLEASRICIATGSTPRELQIPGSRHLSSSNDFLAMSALPQRIVFIGGGFIAFELAHIAAAAGAQVTIVHRSGRFLKKFDADLVQRLTGHLEKMGVTFHRNCPPRSIEEADGALLLKAGEDGGQRFVADAIFNAAGRIPALAGLDLPSGNVDTRNGGVAVNAYMQSLSNPRVFAAGDVIAETMPLTPVASVEAEVVAKNIIEGPKHTMGPHVTPFSLFTYPPLAAVGMLEEEARERGMQFDVVQGDAAGWSEYQRIGQKCAGFKLLVEKDTRQLLGAHVLGDSAEETVNLFALAMRTKVDVDELRSMLWAYPSFGYAMKYMFR
- a CDS encoding DNA-binding response regulator, encoding MKKRILLVEDDDLLRLGLKTIIETKNEYSVEADTASGKQAIRLFDSNRPDVVLLDLLLPDISGIDVLRHTKRVAPEIPVIVLTAQEENELLFEALEWGANCYVLKGAGPEELFLGIHYALRDMMFISPKLARLIVEAYLFVNRQRKAMPPLTDLTSREREIVKLIIDGKKSKEIADALFISVKTVHKHRSNILEKLGLSNLADLRQRKMYVLAEMYEEDIEK